A window from Streptomyces sp. NBC_00271 encodes these proteins:
- a CDS encoding substrate-binding and VWA domain-containing protein, whose amino-acid sequence MGRHSLPDAYGAGAADPRPRARRRTVAIATVLVLTVAAGTAVAVRGGLLSFGSSCRDNAVPLKIAASPDMAPALRAVAEQARDHNITSDGHCIAVTVTARESYKVADALRSGNKSDVQAWVPDSALWVNRVSGESNATRVTAAGSVASSPVGVAMVPSAAKSLGWPEKTYTWTELAGAALRDDRLRLGAADPVRSAAGLLALTQLNTAAATVKGGDTQVAAMAKTLSQRTSDSDSQVLDTLPRDSSGTKQGSPQRNQALILSEQSAFAYNSSAGGGAGLELFYPTDGSPRLDYPFTLVDESRLSTDTSRAALRFMTLLGESDGQRILERYGFRTDDEKVSPALVTKAGGRAPQPFARAALEPTPAKAVDEALGTWTITVQSARITTVVDASASMAQPVPGTGQSRMDVTRASLLQALATFTSEDEIGLWKFSTRLDDDRDYRVLVPTERLGDRKGNGTQRDRLSAAFSSLSPVPNGATGLYDTTLAAYKAATSSYVKGKFNALVLLTDGVNQDPGSISRSALVTQLRKLSDPQRPVPLIAIAVGPDADKAEVQEIAKATGGSGQQVNDPTQIHSVILRAIVAAGNQSQG is encoded by the coding sequence ATGGGACGTCACAGCTTGCCCGATGCGTACGGGGCGGGCGCGGCCGACCCCCGTCCACGCGCACGCCGCCGTACGGTGGCCATCGCGACGGTGTTGGTGCTCACGGTCGCCGCGGGCACGGCGGTCGCGGTCCGCGGTGGTCTGCTCTCCTTCGGCTCGTCCTGCCGGGACAACGCCGTGCCCCTCAAGATCGCCGCGTCCCCGGACATGGCGCCCGCCCTCAGGGCCGTCGCCGAACAGGCCCGCGACCACAACATCACCTCCGACGGCCACTGCATCGCCGTGACCGTGACGGCCCGCGAGTCGTACAAGGTCGCCGACGCACTGAGGTCGGGCAACAAGTCCGACGTCCAGGCGTGGGTGCCGGACTCCGCACTGTGGGTGAACCGGGTCAGTGGTGAGAGCAACGCGACCCGGGTGACCGCGGCGGGCAGCGTCGCCTCCTCGCCGGTCGGCGTCGCGATGGTCCCGTCGGCCGCGAAGTCGCTGGGGTGGCCCGAGAAGACGTACACCTGGACCGAGTTGGCGGGCGCGGCGCTGCGGGACGACCGGCTGAGGCTCGGTGCGGCCGACCCGGTGCGCAGCGCGGCCGGCCTGCTCGCGCTGACCCAGCTCAATACCGCCGCGGCCACCGTCAAGGGAGGTGACACCCAGGTGGCGGCCATGGCGAAGACGCTCTCCCAGCGCACGTCCGACAGCGACAGTCAGGTCCTGGACACCCTCCCGCGTGACTCCTCCGGCACCAAGCAGGGCAGTCCGCAACGCAACCAGGCGCTGATCCTCTCCGAGCAGTCGGCGTTCGCGTACAACTCCTCGGCCGGCGGCGGCGCCGGACTCGAGCTCTTCTATCCCACGGACGGCTCACCGCGGCTCGACTACCCGTTCACCCTGGTCGACGAGTCACGGCTGAGCACCGACACGAGCCGTGCCGCCCTGCGGTTCATGACGCTGCTCGGCGAGTCGGACGGGCAGCGGATCCTGGAGCGGTACGGGTTCCGCACGGACGACGAGAAGGTCTCGCCCGCGCTGGTCACCAAGGCCGGGGGGCGAGCCCCGCAGCCGTTCGCGCGCGCCGCGCTCGAACCCACCCCGGCGAAGGCGGTCGACGAGGCACTCGGCACGTGGACGATCACGGTGCAGAGCGCCCGGATCACCACGGTCGTCGACGCCTCCGCGTCCATGGCGCAGCCGGTGCCGGGCACCGGCCAGTCCCGTATGGACGTCACCAGGGCGTCCCTGCTGCAGGCCCTCGCGACCTTCACCTCGGAGGACGAGATCGGGCTGTGGAAGTTCTCCACCCGCCTGGACGACGACCGCGACTATCGGGTGCTCGTGCCCACGGAACGCCTGGGCGACCGCAAGGGCAACGGCACCCAGCGGGACAGGCTGTCGGCGGCGTTCAGCTCCCTGTCTCCCGTCCCGAACGGCGCGACGGGCCTGTACGACACCACGCTCGCCGCGTACAAGGCGGCCACCTCCTCCTATGTCAAGGGGAAGTTCAACGCGCTGGTGCTGCTGACCGACGGCGTCAATCAGGACCCGGGGAGCATCTCGCGCTCCGCCCTCGTCACCCAACTGCGGAAGCTCAGCGACCCACAGCGCCCGGTGCCGCTCATCGCCATCGCCGTGGGCCCGGACGCCGACAAGGCGGAGGTCCAGGAGATCGCCAAGGCGACCGGCGGCTCCGGCCAGCAGGTCAACGACCCCACGCAGATCCACTCGGTGATCCTCAGGGCGATCGTGGCAGCGGGCAACCAGAGCCAAGGCTGA
- a CDS encoding glutamate-cysteine ligase family protein, protein MGEKVVAGSYDLSDRQHYRGKLRQCLTGLARLLEEKRFDRPKNLMGLEIELNLAGPDGMPRMMNAQVLERIASRDFQTELAMFNLEVNIAPHRLDGRVFDRLAEELHTSLAYAHRKAGELDAGIMMIGILPTLDRDDLVSSNLSDVDRYTLLNDQIVAARGEDFVLDIDGVERLVCTSKSIAPEAACTSVQLHLQVTPARFADVWNAAQAVAAVQVAIGANSPFLFGRELWRESRPPLFQQSTDTRPPELQAQGVRPRTWFGERWISSAYDLFEENLRFFPPLLPISDEEDPLAVLDAGGIPRLAELVLHNGTVYRWNRPVYDVADGVPHLRVENRVLPAGPTVTDVVANAAFYYGVVRALAEEARPVWTRLSFESAAANFDAACRHGIDARLEWPRRGRYGGTTAQIEAVHLVRDELLPLAAAGLDAWGVEPADRDYYLGVIEDRCRLRANGATWQTATFHQALEKGLARDAALAATTRRYGELMHLGEPVHTWPVGLPEPVPLG, encoded by the coding sequence ATGGGAGAGAAGGTCGTGGCAGGGTCGTACGACCTGTCCGATCGCCAGCACTACCGAGGCAAGCTCCGGCAGTGTCTGACGGGGCTGGCGAGGCTGCTGGAGGAGAAGCGGTTCGATCGCCCGAAGAATCTCATGGGCCTGGAGATCGAACTGAATCTCGCCGGACCCGACGGCATGCCCAGGATGATGAATGCGCAAGTACTCGAAAGGATTGCGAGCCGAGACTTTCAAACAGAACTTGCCATGTTCAACCTGGAAGTCAACATAGCCCCACATCGATTGGACGGACGGGTATTCGACCGGCTCGCCGAGGAGCTGCACACCTCACTCGCATATGCCCATCGAAAGGCAGGCGAACTCGACGCGGGAATCATGATGATCGGGATTCTGCCGACGCTCGACCGTGACGACCTGGTCTCCTCGAACCTGTCGGACGTCGATCGCTACACCCTGCTCAACGATCAAATCGTGGCCGCCCGTGGCGAGGACTTCGTGCTCGACATCGACGGGGTGGAGCGCCTCGTCTGTACGTCGAAGTCCATCGCGCCCGAGGCCGCCTGCACCTCCGTGCAGTTGCACCTCCAGGTCACCCCGGCGCGCTTCGCGGACGTGTGGAACGCGGCGCAGGCCGTTGCCGCCGTGCAGGTCGCGATAGGTGCCAACTCGCCCTTCCTGTTCGGCCGTGAGCTGTGGCGCGAGTCGCGGCCGCCGCTGTTCCAGCAGTCCACCGACACCCGGCCGCCCGAGCTCCAGGCGCAGGGGGTGCGTCCGCGCACCTGGTTCGGCGAGCGGTGGATCTCCTCGGCGTACGACCTCTTCGAGGAGAACCTGCGCTTCTTCCCGCCTCTGCTGCCCATCAGCGACGAGGAGGACCCGCTCGCGGTCCTCGACGCCGGAGGCATTCCCCGGCTCGCCGAACTCGTGCTGCACAACGGCACGGTCTACCGCTGGAACCGGCCCGTGTACGACGTCGCCGACGGAGTCCCGCACCTGCGCGTGGAGAACCGGGTGCTGCCCGCCGGCCCCACCGTCACCGATGTCGTCGCCAACGCGGCGTTCTACTACGGGGTCGTGCGTGCGCTCGCCGAGGAGGCGCGGCCCGTGTGGACACGGCTGTCGTTCGAGTCCGCGGCGGCCAACTTCGACGCGGCCTGCCGCCATGGCATCGACGCGCGTCTGGAGTGGCCGCGGCGGGGACGGTACGGGGGTACCACCGCGCAGATCGAGGCCGTGCACCTGGTCCGTGACGAACTGCTGCCGCTCGCCGCGGCGGGGCTGGACGCGTGGGGCGTCGAGCCGGCCGACCGGGACTACTACCTGGGGGTGATCGAGGACCGGTGCCGGCTGCGTGCCAACGGGGCGACCTGGCAGACGGCCACCTTCCACCAGGCGCTGGAGAAGGGCCTCGCGAGGGATGCCGCGCTGGCCGCGACGACCCGGCGCTACGGCGAGCTGATGCACCTCGGTGAGCCCGTGCACACCTGGCCGGTGGGACTGCCGGAGCCGGTACCGCTGGGCTGA
- a CDS encoding DUF5999 family protein, translating into MCQHQPPCPTAESADRESARLVAHHPEQGWSLLCNGVLLFEDTGELLPDGQIIAPHRPQGSEHVMTAA; encoded by the coding sequence ATGTGCCAGCACCAGCCGCCGTGTCCGACAGCCGAATCAGCCGACCGGGAGTCCGCCCGTCTCGTGGCGCACCACCCGGAGCAGGGATGGAGCCTGCTGTGCAACGGCGTTCTGCTCTTCGAGGACACCGGTGAGCTCCTGCCCGACGGCCAGATCATCGCCCCGCACCGCCCCCAGGGCAGCGAGCACGTGATGACGGCCGCCTGA
- the gcvP gene encoding aminomethyl-transferring glycine dehydrogenase, producing the protein MTAHRIPLSELEQGIPFEQRHIGPDSEARAKMLAQVGYGSLDELTAAAVPDVIKNAEALELPGARTEAEVLAELRSLADRNQVLDSMIGLGYYGTFTPPVILRNVMENPAWYTAYTPYQPEISQGRLEALLNFQTVVAELTGLPTSGASLLDEGTAAAEAMALSRRMGKNKKGLFLIDADTLPQTVAVIETRAEPTGVEIVVADLGEGIPAEIAGREINGVLIQYPGASGAVRDLKPVIEQAHELGAVVTVAADLLALTLLASPGELGADIAIGTTQRFGVPMGFGGPHAGYMAVREQFARSLPGRLVGVSVDADGHKAYRLALQTREQHIRREKATSNICTAQVLLAVMAGMYAVYHGPEGLRTIARRTHRYATILAAGLTAGGVEVVHGSYFDTLTARVPGRAAEVVAGARNGGVNLHLVDADHVSIACDETTARKQVGAVWTAFGVDGDIEALDAVAEDTLPAALLRTDDYLTHPVFHQYRSETAMLRYLRKLSDRDYALDRGMIPLGSCTMKLNATTEMEPVTWPEFGQLHPFVPAEQAQGYLTLIQELEERLAEVTGYDKVSLQPNAGSQGELAGLLAVRGYHRANGDDQRTVCLIPSSAHGTNAASAVMAGMKVVVVKTAEDGEIDVEDLRAKIEQHRDELAVLMITYPSTHGVFEEHVADICAQVHEAGGQVYVDGANLNALVGLAKPGHFGGDVSHLNLHKTFCIPHGGGGPGVGPVGVRAHLAPYLPNHPLQPAAGPETGVGPISAAPWGSAGILPISWAYVRLMGGEGLKRATQVAVLSANYIAKRLEPHFPVLYTGPGGLVAHECIIDLRPLTKATGVSVDDIAKRLIDYGFHAPTMSFPVAGTLMIEPTESEDLIELDRFCDAMIAIRAEIDKVGSGVWAAEDNPLRNAPHTAAALGGEWEHAYTREEAVFPAGVSAADKYWPPVRRIDQAYGDRNLVCSCPPLDAYEE; encoded by the coding sequence ATGACCGCCCATCGCATTCCGCTCTCCGAGCTCGAACAGGGAATCCCCTTCGAGCAGCGCCACATCGGGCCCGACTCCGAGGCGCGGGCCAAGATGCTCGCGCAGGTCGGGTACGGCTCGCTCGACGAGCTGACGGCCGCCGCGGTGCCGGACGTCATCAAGAACGCCGAGGCGCTGGAGCTGCCGGGCGCGCGCACCGAGGCCGAGGTACTGGCCGAGCTGCGCTCCCTCGCGGACCGCAACCAGGTGCTCGACTCGATGATCGGCCTCGGCTACTACGGCACGTTCACGCCGCCGGTGATCCTGCGCAACGTCATGGAGAACCCGGCCTGGTACACCGCGTACACGCCGTACCAGCCGGAGATCTCCCAGGGGCGGCTCGAAGCGCTGCTGAACTTCCAGACCGTCGTCGCCGAGCTGACCGGGCTGCCCACCTCCGGCGCCTCGCTGCTCGACGAGGGCACCGCCGCCGCCGAGGCGATGGCGCTGTCCCGGCGCATGGGCAAGAACAAGAAGGGCCTCTTCCTGATCGACGCGGACACCCTGCCGCAGACCGTCGCCGTCATCGAGACCCGCGCGGAGCCGACCGGCGTCGAGATCGTCGTCGCCGACCTGGGCGAGGGCATCCCGGCCGAGATCGCCGGGCGGGAGATCAACGGCGTACTGATCCAGTACCCGGGCGCCTCCGGTGCCGTACGCGATCTGAAGCCCGTCATCGAGCAGGCGCACGAGCTCGGCGCGGTCGTCACGGTCGCCGCCGACCTGCTCGCCCTCACGCTGCTCGCCTCGCCTGGTGAGCTCGGCGCCGACATCGCGATCGGTACGACCCAGCGCTTCGGCGTGCCGATGGGCTTCGGCGGTCCGCACGCCGGATACATGGCGGTGCGTGAGCAGTTCGCGCGCAGCCTGCCCGGCCGGCTGGTGGGCGTCTCCGTGGACGCCGACGGACACAAGGCGTACCGGCTCGCCCTGCAGACGCGGGAGCAGCACATCCGCCGTGAGAAGGCGACCAGCAACATCTGCACGGCGCAGGTGCTGCTCGCGGTGATGGCCGGCATGTACGCCGTCTACCACGGTCCGGAGGGTCTGCGGACCATCGCGCGGCGTACGCACCGGTACGCCACGATCCTCGCCGCGGGCCTGACGGCCGGCGGGGTCGAGGTCGTGCACGGCTCCTACTTCGACACGCTGACCGCGCGGGTGCCGGGCCGGGCCGCCGAGGTCGTGGCGGGCGCGCGCAACGGAGGCGTCAACCTCCACCTCGTCGACGCCGACCACGTGTCGATCGCCTGCGACGAGACCACCGCCCGCAAGCAGGTGGGCGCCGTCTGGACCGCGTTCGGCGTCGACGGTGACATCGAGGCCCTGGACGCGGTCGCCGAGGACACGCTGCCCGCGGCGCTGCTGCGCACCGACGACTACCTCACGCACCCGGTCTTCCACCAGTACCGCTCCGAGACCGCGATGCTGCGCTACCTGCGCAAGCTGTCCGACCGTGACTACGCGCTCGACCGCGGCATGATCCCGCTGGGCTCCTGCACCATGAAGCTCAACGCGACCACCGAGATGGAACCGGTCACCTGGCCCGAGTTCGGCCAGCTGCACCCCTTCGTGCCCGCCGAGCAGGCGCAGGGCTATCTCACCCTCATCCAGGAGCTGGAGGAGCGGCTCGCCGAGGTCACCGGGTACGACAAGGTGTCGCTCCAGCCGAACGCGGGCTCCCAGGGCGAGCTGGCCGGGCTGCTGGCCGTACGCGGCTACCACCGGGCCAACGGCGACGACCAGCGCACGGTCTGCCTGATCCCGTCCTCCGCGCACGGCACGAACGCCGCGAGTGCCGTGATGGCCGGCATGAAGGTCGTCGTCGTGAAGACCGCCGAGGACGGCGAGATCGACGTCGAGGACCTGCGCGCGAAGATCGAGCAGCACCGCGACGAGCTCGCGGTGCTGATGATCACGTACCCCTCGACGCACGGTGTGTTCGAGGAGCACGTCGCCGACATCTGCGCGCAGGTGCACGAGGCGGGCGGGCAGGTGTACGTCGACGGCGCCAACCTCAACGCGCTGGTGGGCCTCGCCAAGCCGGGCCACTTCGGCGGTGACGTCTCCCACCTGAACCTGCACAAGACGTTCTGCATCCCGCACGGCGGCGGCGGTCCGGGCGTGGGCCCGGTCGGCGTACGCGCGCACCTGGCGCCGTACCTGCCGAACCACCCGCTGCAGCCCGCGGCCGGCCCCGAGACGGGCGTGGGACCGATCTCCGCCGCTCCCTGGGGCTCGGCGGGCATTCTGCCCATCTCCTGGGCGTACGTCCGTCTCATGGGCGGTGAGGGCCTCAAGCGGGCCACGCAGGTGGCGGTGCTGTCGGCGAACTACATCGCCAAGCGTCTGGAGCCGCACTTCCCGGTGCTCTACACCGGTCCCGGCGGGCTCGTCGCGCACGAGTGCATCATCGATCTGCGTCCGCTGACCAAGGCGACCGGCGTCAGCGTCGACGACATCGCCAAGCGGCTCATCGACTACGGCTTCCACGCGCCGACGATGTCCTTCCCGGTGGCCGGCACGCTGATGATCGAGCCCACCGAGTCCGAGGACCTGATCGAGCTCGACCGGTTCTGCGACGCGATGATCGCCATTCGTGCGGAGATCGACAAGGTCGGCTCGGGCGTCTGGGCGGCCGAGGACAACCCGCTGCGGAACGCGCCGCACACCGCCGCCGCGCTCGGCGGCGAGTGGGAGCACGCGTACACCCGCGAGGAGGCCGTCTTCCCGGCCGGTGTCTCGGCCGCGGACAAGTACTGGCCGCCGGTGCGCCGCATCGACCAGGCGTACGGCGACCGGAACCTGGTCTGTTCCTGCCCGCCGCTGGACGCTTACGAAGAGTAG
- a CDS encoding PRC-barrel domain-containing protein — translation MQTDIDPRNLIGRKALDRNGAKIGTVDEVYLDDATGVPEWAAIRTGLFSRDAFVPLEPSEVVEGTLRVPFDRALIKDAPDFGVGRHLSPEQELQLYHHYGLDVTPPPPPPDRDFGRLAGTDEG, via the coding sequence GTGCAGACCGACATCGATCCGCGCAACCTGATCGGCCGCAAGGCGCTCGACCGCAACGGCGCCAAGATCGGCACGGTCGACGAGGTCTATCTCGACGACGCGACCGGCGTCCCGGAGTGGGCCGCCATACGGACAGGCCTGTTCAGCAGGGACGCCTTCGTCCCCCTGGAGCCCAGCGAAGTCGTCGAGGGCACGCTGCGTGTCCCCTTCGACCGCGCCCTGATCAAGGACGCCCCCGACTTCGGCGTGGGCCGCCACCTCTCCCCCGAACAGGAACTCCAGCTCTACCACCACTACGGCCTGGACGTGACACCCCCGCCCCCACCCCCGGACCGCGACTTCGGCCGCCTGGCAGGCACGGACGAGGGTTGA
- a CDS encoding DNA polymerase IV has product MRTAPTILHLDMDAFFASAEQASKPSLRGKAVVVGGLGPRGVVATASYEARVFGVHSAMPMAQARRLAPNAAYLVPRFTLYREVSEQVMGLLGALSPLVEPLSLDEAFVDLEAGEAAWDEASARLAGAKLRADIRAVTGLTGSVGLAASKMLAKIASEQAKPDGLVVIEPGTERALLGPMSVRTLPGVGPATGDHLRRAGITTVDEIAEAGEDELVRLVGKAHGHALYAMALAHDERPVVAERETKSVSVEDTYDVDIHDRMRVGLEVQRLADRCVRRLRDAGLSGRTIVLKVRRYDFSTLTRSETLRGPTDDPGVVREAAARLLEAVDTTGGVRLLGVGVSGLADYTQEDLFAQAQAQAQAEAEAAAGESAVLEYPDEEGAEEVAAEQAPPAERRWPAGHDVRHVEYGHGWVQGSGLGRVTVRFETPYSEPGRVRTFRTDDVALELAEPLPLVRGTVCERRGG; this is encoded by the coding sequence GTGAGAACCGCGCCTACGATCCTGCATCTCGACATGGATGCCTTCTTCGCCTCGGCGGAGCAGGCATCCAAGCCGAGCCTGCGTGGGAAGGCCGTCGTCGTGGGCGGGCTCGGACCCCGCGGAGTCGTCGCGACCGCCTCGTACGAGGCACGGGTCTTCGGGGTGCACTCGGCGATGCCCATGGCCCAGGCGCGGCGGCTGGCGCCGAACGCCGCGTATCTCGTGCCCCGCTTCACGCTCTACCGGGAGGTCAGTGAGCAGGTGATGGGGCTGCTGGGGGCGTTGTCGCCCCTGGTGGAGCCGCTGAGCCTGGACGAGGCGTTCGTCGATCTGGAGGCGGGGGAAGCGGCCTGGGACGAGGCTTCCGCGCGGCTGGCCGGGGCGAAGCTGCGCGCGGACATCCGCGCCGTCACGGGGCTGACGGGTTCGGTGGGGCTCGCCGCGTCCAAGATGCTCGCCAAGATCGCTTCGGAGCAGGCGAAGCCCGACGGTCTCGTGGTCATAGAACCCGGGACGGAGCGCGCGCTGCTGGGGCCGATGTCGGTGCGGACGCTGCCGGGTGTCGGGCCCGCGACCGGGGACCATCTGCGCCGGGCCGGGATCACCACGGTCGACGAGATCGCCGAGGCGGGCGAGGACGAACTCGTACGGCTGGTGGGGAAGGCGCACGGGCACGCGCTGTACGCGATGGCACTGGCGCACGACGAGCGGCCCGTGGTGGCCGAGCGGGAGACGAAGTCCGTGTCGGTGGAGGACACGTACGACGTGGACATCCACGACCGGATGCGGGTCGGCCTGGAGGTGCAGCGGCTCGCCGACCGGTGTGTGCGGCGGTTGCGGGATGCGGGGCTGTCCGGGCGGACCATCGTGCTGAAGGTGCGGAGGTACGACTTCTCGACGCTGACCCGGTCCGAGACGCTGCGGGGGCCGACGGACGACCCCGGCGTCGTACGGGAGGCTGCCGCGCGGCTTCTGGAGGCGGTGGACACGACCGGGGGCGTGCGGCTGCTGGGGGTCGGCGTCTCGGGGCTCGCCGACTACACGCAGGAGGACCTGTTCGCCCAGGCCCAGGCTCAGGCGCAAGCGGAGGCGGAGGCCGCCGCGGGGGAGTCGGCGGTGCTGGAGTATCCGGACGAGGAGGGGGCGGAGGAAGTGGCTGCCGAGCAGGCGCCGCCCGCCGAGCGGCGGTGGCCTGCGGGGCATGACGTGCGGCATGTGGAGTACGGGCACGGATGGGTGCAGGGGAGTGGGCTCGGGAGGGTGACCGTGCGGTTCGAGACGCCCTACTCCGAGCCGGGGCGTGTGCGGACGTTTCGTACGGATGATGTTGCGTTGGAGTTGGCGGAGCCGTTGCCGTTGGTGCGGGGGACCGTTTGCGAGCGCCGTGGGGGGTGA
- a CDS encoding MerR family transcriptional regulator has product MRSSGDGTAGGAPGRSLGESGPYPLHGSAADHVPQRPTAVSGESGEGGAAAEEIGYRGPTACAAAGITYRQLDYWARTGLVEPSVRPAYGSGTQRLYSFRDVVVLKIVKRFLDTGVSLQNIRTTVQHLRERGFRDLERMTLMSDGATVYECSSPDEVHALLQGGQGVFGIAVGVVWRDVESALSQLHGERVDTGETLVGHNPTDELARRRNRAV; this is encoded by the coding sequence GTGAGAAGCAGCGGCGACGGTACGGCTGGGGGTGCCCCCGGACGAAGTCTGGGGGAGAGCGGCCCGTACCCGCTTCACGGCAGCGCGGCCGATCACGTTCCGCAGCGGCCGACAGCGGTGTCCGGTGAGTCCGGTGAGGGTGGGGCGGCTGCCGAGGAGATCGGCTACCGCGGTCCCACGGCGTGTGCCGCCGCGGGCATCACCTACCGGCAGCTGGACTACTGGGCCAGGACAGGCCTGGTCGAACCGAGCGTGCGGCCCGCCTACGGGTCGGGGACCCAGCGGCTCTACAGCTTCCGGGATGTCGTCGTCCTGAAGATCGTGAAGCGGTTCCTCGACACGGGAGTGTCGTTGCAGAACATCCGCACCACGGTCCAGCACCTCAGGGAACGCGGCTTCCGGGACCTGGAGCGGATGACGCTGATGAGCGACGGCGCGACCGTCTACGAATGCTCCTCGCCCGACGAGGTCCACGCCCTGTTGCAGGGTGGTCAGGGCGTCTTCGGGATCGCCGTGGGCGTGGTGTGGCGGGACGTCGAGAGCGCGCTCTCGCAGTTGCACGGGGAGCGCGTGGACACGGGTGAGACGCTCGTCGGGCACAACCCGACGGACGAGCTGGCGCGCCGGCGCAATCGGGCCGTCTGA
- a CDS encoding bifunctional nuclease family protein — protein sequence MNELDVVGVRVEMPSNQPIVLLREVGGDRYLPIWIGPGEATAIAFAQQGMAPARPLTHDLFKDVLEAVGQELTEVRITDLREGVFYAELVFASGVEVSARPSDAIALALRTGTPIYGSDGVLDDAGIAIPDEQEDEVEKFREFLDQISPEDFGTNSQ from the coding sequence GTGAACGAGCTCGATGTCGTAGGTGTCCGGGTCGAAATGCCCTCCAACCAACCGATCGTGCTCCTGCGTGAAGTGGGAGGCGACCGTTACCTCCCCATCTGGATCGGACCGGGGGAGGCGACGGCGATCGCCTTCGCCCAGCAGGGCATGGCCCCCGCGCGACCGCTGACCCACGACCTGTTCAAGGACGTGCTGGAAGCCGTCGGCCAGGAGCTCACCGAGGTGCGCATCACTGATCTGCGCGAGGGGGTCTTCTACGCGGAGCTGGTGTTCGCCAGCGGGGTCGAGGTCAGTGCCCGCCCGTCCGACGCCATAGCGCTGGCGCTGCGCACCGGAACGCCGATCTACGGCAGTGACGGTGTGCTCGACGACGCCGGCATCGCGATCCCGGACGAGCAGGAGGACGAGGTGGAGAAGTTCCGCGAGTTCCTCGACCAGATCTCGCCCGAGGACTTCGGGACCAACAGCCAGTGA
- the ftsR gene encoding transcriptional regulator FtsR, with protein MLRSPSGGAGSGTAAADSGLMSIGSVLNTLRDEFPEVTISKIRFLESEGLIEPQRTPSGYRKFSQADVERLGHVLRMQRDHYLPLKVIREHLDALERGEPVRLPSVGRQRDSDDGEPFGGLGDLFGESEAPTAARVGRAELLAAAEIGEQELQEWESYGLLAPLADGAYDAEAVTVAALVVELGRFGIEPRHLRAMKAAAERDAGLVDQVVAPLRRHRNPQTRAHAEARTKELAGLTVKLHAALVQTALGVRLP; from the coding sequence ATGCTTCGATCACCGAGCGGCGGTGCCGGGAGCGGTACCGCCGCAGCGGACAGTGGGCTGATGAGCATCGGCTCGGTGCTGAACACGCTGCGCGACGAGTTCCCCGAAGTCACGATCTCCAAGATCCGGTTCCTGGAGTCGGAGGGGCTCATCGAGCCGCAGCGGACCCCCTCGGGGTATCGCAAGTTCAGCCAGGCCGACGTCGAGCGCCTCGGGCATGTACTGCGGATGCAGCGGGACCACTATCTGCCGTTGAAGGTGATCCGCGAGCATCTGGACGCTCTGGAGCGTGGGGAGCCGGTGCGGCTGCCGTCCGTGGGGCGGCAGCGCGACTCCGACGACGGGGAGCCGTTCGGTGGGCTCGGTGACCTCTTCGGGGAGTCCGAGGCACCTACAGCGGCCCGGGTGGGCCGTGCGGAGCTGCTGGCCGCCGCCGAGATCGGTGAGCAGGAGCTTCAGGAGTGGGAGTCGTACGGACTCCTCGCCCCGCTTGCGGACGGGGCATATGACGCTGAGGCGGTGACGGTCGCCGCGCTCGTCGTCGAGCTCGGGCGGTTCGGGATCGAGCCGCGCCATTTGCGCGCGATGAAGGCCGCGGCCGAACGTGACGCGGGGCTCGTGGACCAGGTGGTGGCCCCTTTGCGGCGCCATCGCAATCCGCAGACCAGGGCGCACGCCGAGGCCCGTACGAAAGAGCTGGCGGGGCTCACGGTGAAGCTGCACGCGGCGCTGGTGCAGACCGCGCTGGGCGTCCGGCTGCCCTGA